In Paraburkholderia terrae, a genomic segment contains:
- a CDS encoding phasin family protein has translation MTTLVPEQTISATKASVDTVFGLANKALHGFEMLLELNTQTLKATLAEVQEVAVQPVIGKGPQAAFAVQTSQLQTGVQRAQGYWKHVTEIVSSTQAEFEEAAKVVFKQPSFEPKAWFDNMSKNALPGGDTIVAFWKSSFGAASQAADAAYAAATRTTKKAVETAVSQA, from the coding sequence ATGACCACGCTCGTACCGGAACAAACGATTAGCGCCACCAAAGCAAGCGTCGACACAGTCTTCGGTCTTGCGAACAAAGCGCTCCACGGGTTCGAAATGCTGCTTGAACTCAATACACAGACGCTCAAAGCGACTCTGGCCGAGGTGCAGGAAGTCGCTGTCCAGCCCGTCATTGGCAAGGGTCCGCAAGCAGCCTTCGCAGTTCAAACGAGCCAACTTCAGACTGGCGTTCAAAGGGCGCAGGGCTATTGGAAGCACGTAACCGAAATTGTCTCGAGCACTCAGGCTGAGTTCGAGGAGGCGGCCAAAGTGGTTTTCAAGCAACCTTCATTCGAACCCAAAGCCTGGTTCGACAACATGTCGAAAAATGCGCTGCCGGGAGGCGACACGATTGTTGCCTTCTGGAAGTCGAGTTTCGGCGCCGCGAGCCAGGCCGCTGATGCAGCGTATGCGGCAGCCACAAGGACGACCAAAAAGGCCGTCGAAACCGCTGTCAGTCAGGCGTAG
- a CDS encoding lactonase family protein — translation MTRSLQRDRLTRYGFVAAFIALTLLTGLISACKSAATRPSDAQTDLVYVGTQNSEIRALHFDTSTGKLSAIGTVAQGPKATWIAAHPRLPVLYAVDDDSAREGSVTAYAVHRASGALTKMKVVLAGGSGTTNLWLDMSATTLLAANFGGGSVSSIAVNSDGSLGSRVSTIKETGSGPNRRQASAHAHSAVVDPSGRYVLVPDLGADRVFIYRFDLATHALMTGDDAGLHPFVVPPGSGPRHIAFGPDGTLAYLLTELSAEVMVLRWDATNARLTLVQSLPVSNAAFQGVKSGAEIAISQDGRFVYVENRGENELVVYRVNPESGMLSLIQRASSGGDKPWGFAIHPSGKWLLVANQRSGKVNVFSIDRTTGMVSDTGESVDMPTPVSVAFVE, via the coding sequence ATGACTCGGTCCCTCCAGAGAGACAGGCTAACGCGTTACGGATTCGTCGCTGCATTCATCGCGCTGACGTTGTTGACGGGATTGATCAGCGCATGCAAGAGCGCCGCGACGCGGCCGAGCGATGCGCAAACGGATCTCGTCTATGTAGGTACGCAAAATAGCGAGATTCGCGCGCTGCACTTCGACACGTCGACCGGCAAGCTGAGTGCGATCGGCACAGTAGCGCAGGGCCCGAAAGCGACGTGGATCGCCGCGCATCCCCGACTTCCCGTGCTTTATGCCGTCGATGACGACAGCGCCAGAGAAGGCAGCGTCACCGCTTATGCAGTACACCGGGCATCGGGCGCGCTAACGAAAATGAAGGTGGTTCTCGCTGGCGGCAGCGGCACGACGAATCTCTGGCTCGACATGTCCGCGACGACCTTGCTTGCCGCGAATTTCGGTGGTGGTTCGGTGTCTAGCATTGCGGTCAATTCCGATGGGAGCCTGGGCTCGCGGGTGTCCACGATCAAGGAGACGGGCTCCGGGCCGAATCGACGACAGGCGAGCGCGCACGCGCACAGTGCCGTAGTCGATCCGTCGGGGCGATATGTGCTCGTTCCCGATCTCGGCGCCGATCGCGTGTTCATCTATCGCTTTGACCTCGCGACGCATGCATTGATGACCGGCGACGACGCTGGTCTGCATCCGTTCGTCGTTCCGCCTGGCAGTGGCCCTCGTCATATCGCGTTTGGTCCGGATGGCACGCTCGCTTATCTGCTCACTGAGTTGTCGGCGGAAGTCATGGTGCTGCGCTGGGATGCGACGAACGCGCGCCTGACGCTCGTGCAGTCGTTGCCTGTCAGCAATGCGGCGTTTCAAGGCGTGAAGAGCGGGGCGGAAATTGCGATCAGCCAGGATGGCCGCTTTGTCTATGTCGAAAACCGCGGCGAAAACGAACTGGTCGTTTATCGCGTGAATCCTGAGTCAGGCATGCTTTCGCTGATTCAGCGCGCGTCGTCGGGTGGCGACAAGCCGTGGGGCTTTGCCATTCATCCGTCTGGGAAGTGGCTGCTGGTCGCTAACCAGCGTAGCGGGAAAGTGAATGTGTTCAGCATCGACCGCACGACGGGCATGGTGTCGGATACGGGAGAATCGGTCGATATGCCGACACCCGTTAGTGTTGCCTTCGTGGAGTGA